DNA from Parageobacillus thermoglucosidasius:
GGTTCCTCTAACGTCTTTAACAATGCGTTGAAAGCGCCAATCGAAAGCATATGCACTTCATCAATAATATATACTTTATAGCGAACAGATGTTGGCGCAAATTTCACTTTATCGCGGATATCGCGAATTTCATCGACCCGGTTGTTCGAAGCCGCGTCAATTTCCAATACGTCCGGAATAGTGCCATTTGTAATCCCGATGCACGCAGGACATTCATTGCACGGTTCTGCCATCGGTGCATGCTCGCAATTTACCGCTTTTGCGAAAATTTTCGCAGCGCTCGTTTTTCCTGTGCCGCGCGGACCCGAAAACAAATAAGCGTGAGATATTTTATTTTGAAGCAGGGCACTTTGCAATGTTTTCGTCACGTGTTCCTGGCCGACAACGTCCGCAAACCGCTGCGGCCGAAAAACACGATATAAAGCTTGGTATGTCACGAAATGGCCCCCCTCTTTTCCTCATCTTATTCATTATATAATGTCTTCGCCTTTTTTCAAAATAGAAATAGAATAAAAAAACTCACTCGCAAGGAGTGAGTTGTTCATTGTCTTTATGCAGGCCGTGCACCTTCTGTCGATTAGCTGCCCCAAGCGTTGCTCAAGCAGTTAGCTCAGCCCAGGCACCCCCGCGGCACATGGGAGCATCCGCTTACTGCTGCTTCCTTCCGGACCTGACAGGGTTCACGGAATCCCATTGCGCGGGACCCAAGCGTCAACACCACTTACTTGAGACAGGCCTCACGGCAGACTAACCTCGAGAAGGGATTCAGCCTCGCTAGAGCGGATTGCGAGTACAGGGCACCGCTACCTCCCCGCTTAGCACGGCAATATAAGTATATCGGTTTTTAAAACAAAATGCAATGACTGACCGCAATCATTTGCTGGATCTTTGCCCAATATTTTTCTTTTTCTCACGAAGCTTTCGGAAAAAGTTGCTTAACATTTGTCCGCATTCTTCTTGTAACACTCCACCAATCACTTCCGCTTGATGATTAAACCTTCCTTCTTGCAACAAATTCATCAGTGTGCCTGCACACCCTCCTTTTGGGTCGCTTGCACCAAACACAACCCGCTTAATGCGGGCAAGCACAATGGCTCCGGCGCACATCGCGCAAGGTTCCAGCGTGACATACAACGTCGCGTCTTCCAAACGCCATGAACCTGCTTTTTTACACGCTTCGTCAATCGCTAAAATTTCCGCATGGGCGATAGCGCGTTGTGCCGTCTCCCGCAAATTATGGGCACGCGCAATCACATTGCCGCCTTGGACAATGATTGCACCGATTGGAACTTCTCCTATTTGTTCCGCTTGTTTCGCTTCTTCTATAGCTAAACGCATATAGTATTCATCGTTAACCATCGCTGAACTCCTTGTAAAAAGGTCATTTCTGCTCTTTTTTCATCATAAAATAAGAAGAACGAAGACGCAACTAGGAGGTAAAGTATGCAAATTCACGTCGTACAAAGAGGGCAGACGTTAAGCGGAATTGCTCAAGCGTATAATACGACTCCGGAAGAAATCATTCAGGCAAACGATCTTCCAAATCCAGACAACCTTGTCGTCGGTCAAGCGATTGTCATTCCGATTGTTGGCCGTTTTTATTGGGTTTTGCGCGGTGATAGCTTATGGTCCATTTCCCGCAGATTTTCCATTCCTATGCAGCAGCTTGCACAAATTAACCGCATCTCCCTCGATAGTCCGTTGCAAGTTGGACAGCGTTTATATATTCCTCCAAGGACAAAACGGAGAGCTGAGTTTAACGGATACATTGAACCGCGCGGAACGGCTGTCAGCCCAGCGCTGGAAGCAAGCGCTCGCCAAGCTGCCCCGCATTTAACCTATTTAGCTCCGTTTCACTTTCAAATCCAGCGAAATGCAACACTCAAAGAACCACCATTAAATAATTTCCCATCTATCGCCCGTGCCAATGGCGTTACGTTAATGATGGTCGTTACCAACATCGAAAACGAACAGTTCAGCGATGAGCTAGGAGCCCTCATTTTAAATAACGAACAATTACAAAACCGCTTATTGGATAACATAACCACCATAGCGAAAAAATACGGATTTCATGATATTCACTTTGATATGGAATATTTGCGTCCTGAAGACCGGGAAGCGTATAACGCGTTTTTGCGAAAAGCAAAGCAGCGGTTTGGACGCGAAGGCTGGCTGTTGTCCACCGCCCTAGCCCCAAAAACGAGCGCGACACAAAAGGGACGCTGGTATGAAGCGCATGATTACCGCGCCCATGGCCAAATTGCTGACTTTGTCATCATTATGACATACGAATGGGGATATAGCGGCGGACCGCCAATGGCTGTTTCTCCAATCGGTCCTGTTCGGCGCGTGCTGGAATATGCCATTTCCGAAATACCTGCTTCTAAAATTATGATGGGACAAAACCTGTACGGATACGATTGGACGCTTCCATACGTACCAGGCGGACCATATGCGCAGGCGATTAGCCCGCAGCAAGCGATCCGTCTTGCCTCCCAACATAACGTCACCATTGAATATGACGCAAACGCGCAAGCTCCCCATTTTCGTTATCGAGATGAAAGCGGAAAAGAACATGAAGTGTGGTTTGAAGATGCCCGCTCGATTCAAGCAAAATTCAACTTATTAAAAGAGCTTGGCCTGCGTGGAATGAGCTATTGGAAACTAGGATTAGATTTTCCACAAAATTGGTTGCTATTAACAGATAACTTTACAGTTGTAAAAAAATAAAAAAATTTTTATCGCACCTGGTTGTTTTTCCCAGTGCGATTTTCTTTTTCTATGTTAAAATAAAGTTTGTCTGTTTATAAGAAAGGGGGAATGTAAAAATGGGAATGGTCCCATTTATCGCGATAGAAGGACCGATTGGAGTTGGGAAAACTTCATTGGCAAAAGCAATTTCTGAACATTTTCATTATCATTTAGTGAAAGAAATCGTTGACGAGAATCCATTTCTCGGGAAATTTTATGAAAATATCGAAGAATGGAGCTTCCAAACAGAAATGTTTTTCCTTTGCCACCGTTATAAGCAATTAGAAGAAATTGACCGTGATTTTCTGCAACGACAACAACCGGTTGTCACCGATTATCATATAATGAAAAATCTAATTTTTGCTAAAAGAACATTAAAAATCCATCATTACAAAAAATATACAAAAATCTATGATATTTTAACGGACGGTCTACCTCAACCAAATATGATTATTTATTTACATGCCAGCCTTGAAACGCTATTAACGCGCATTCAGCAACGAGGTCGCGATTTTGAAAAAAGAATGGATCCGGTCTACTTGCAACAGCTATCCGCTGATTATGAAGAAGCGTTTTCTCTATTCGAACAAGCAAATCCACATATTCCAGTTCTTCGGTTCAACGGAGACTTGCTTGATTTCGTTCAACGGGAAGAAGATTTACATTACATATTCGAACGAGTAAAAACTGTCGTAAAAGGGGTTTCGCAATGATGAACTTACGTGAAAAATATCGTATTCCAGATAACGCCATCATTACGATTGCCGGAACAGTTGGCGTCGGTAAATCAACCATGACAAAAGCATTAGCAAAAGCGTTAAATTTCCGCACTTCCCTAGAAAAAGTCGATACGAATCCATATTTAGACAAGTTTTATGCTGATTTTGAACGGTGGAGTTTCCATTTGCAAATCTATTTTCTTGCCGAGCGGTTTAAAGAACAAAAACGAATGTTTGAATATGGCGGCGGCTTTGTTCAAGATCGTTCAATTTACGAAGACGCGCATATTTTCGCAAAAATGCATTTTGAAAATGGAACAATGACAGCAGTAGATTACGAAACATATACGAGCTTATTTCAAGCAATGGTAATGACACCATACTTCCCGCATCCTGATTTGCTTATTTATTTGGAAGGAAGTTTTGAAGAAGTGATAAAACGTATCCGTGAGCGCGGGCGCCCAATGGAACAAAAAACACCGGTATCATATTGGAAAGAAATGTATGAACGTTACGAAAAATGGATTAATGAATTTAACGCTTGTCCGGTTCTTCGCGTAAACATTAACGAATATGATATTATCGAAGACGAGCAGTCCATCGAACCAATCATTAAAAAAGCGGCAACGATTATTCATGAATATTATCACATAAAAAAATAACCGCCACAATTAGGCGGTTATTTGTTTTGGAAAAATAAAAATTCGTTACAAAATGTAACGAATCGTTTCGGATGACAATCTCCACTTATGCGCGTTGGTATTTCAAACTTTATGGCGGAGGAGGAGGGATTCGAACCCCCGCGCGCCTTGCGGCGCCTCTCGGTTTTCAAGACCGACCCCTTCAGCCAGACTTGGGTACTCCTCCATGCCTCTGTACCGACATCAATGAATATAACATCATGAAAACTAAAAGTCAACCGTTTTATGGTGAAAAGGGCGGGCAAACCCGCCCTGCTTTTTTATCGAATAACTTCTCGATTTCCCATGTACGGGCGCAATACTTCCGGAATGACAACGGTGCCATCCTCTTGCTGGTAATTTTCTAAAATGGCAGCTACTGTGCGGCCAATGGCCAATCCTGATCCGTTGAGTGTATGGACATATTCCGGCTTTGATTTTGGTTCACGGCGGAAACGAATATTAGCACGCCGTGCTTGGAACGCTTCAAAATTGCTGCAAGAAGAAATCTCACGATACGTTCCATAACTTGGCAGCCATACTTCAATATCATACGTTTTCGCCGCCGCAAATCCTAAATCACCGGTACATAAACATACAACCCGATAAGGAAGCCCAAGAAGCTGCAAAATTCTCTCCGCTTGATTGGTCAATTTTTCTAATTCATCATACGAATCTTCCGGTTTTACAAATTTCACAAGTTCTACTTTATTAAATTGATGCTGGCGAATAAGCCCTCTTGTATCACGTCCAGCAGCGCCGGCTTCGGCGCGGAAACACGCGCTGTAAGCAGCATAGTAAATCGGCAAATCTTCCGCCGATAAAATTTCATCGCGATGCAAATTGGTCACAGGCACTTCTGCCGTCGGAATTAAAAAGTAATCCTCTGTTTCAATGCGAAATGCGTCTTCTTCAAACTTTGGCAGTTGTCCTGTCCCTGTCATGCTCGCCCGATTAACAAGATATGGAGGCAATATTTCTTGATAGCCAAACTCTTCGATATGAACATCAAGCATAAAGTTAATTAACGCGCGCTCTAGGCGGGCACCAAGTCCTTTATAAAAGACAAAGCGGCTTCCCGTCACTTTCGCAGCCCGTTCAAAATCAAGAATACCGAGCTGATCGGCGATATCCCAGTGCGGTTTCGGCTCAAACGAAAATGAACGCGGCTCTCCCCATTTGCGGACTTCGACATTATCTTCTTCCGACTTACCGACAGGTACCGATTCATGCGGGATGTTTGGAATGGACAATAACAGCGCATTTAATTCTTCTTCCACTTGCCGGATTTCATCATCCATTGCTTTAATGCGATCCCCTACTTCCCGCATCTCGGCAATAAGATGATTGGCATCTTTTTTCTCCCGCTTTAACACAGCGATTTGTTGGGATACTTCATTTCTTTTATTTTTTAGTTCTTCTGCTTTTGCGATTAATTCGCGGCGCTTTTTGTCGAGCTCTGCAAAACGGTCCATATTCGCTAAATCTCCGCCGCGCTTTTGAATTCTTTCTTTCACTTCTTGAAAATGATTGCGCAAATACTTCACATCGAGCATCAGCAATACCTCCTTCTTTTATTTATAATTATAAAATAAAAACTCTCGTCCCGAAAAAGGGACGAGAGTTATCCCGCGTTGCCACCCTTATTGAAGACGAGGCTGTCTTCCGCTCGAACCGATAACGGCGAAAAACCGAAAATGCTTACTAGCTTGCGCGTTCAGCATTTTACTCCAGGATGGATTCACAAGCGTTTCCCGCCGGTTTGCACCACCCACCGACTCTCTGGAGAGAAACCGTCTTGCTACTAGTTCCTTTCATCGCTTTAGCGCTATATTATTTTACATATACCTGCTTGTACCATTAATGTACTATAAGTCTTTTTGAAACGCAACCTTTTTTATGCTTTCGCTTCTTTCACCATATTGAGAAAATATTGCGTCATGCGATGGTCGTCTGTTAATTCAGGGTGGAATGAGCAGCCTAAAAACTGCCCTTGCCTTGCCGCAACAATACGCCCTTCATATTTCGCCAAAATTTCGACATCCTCGCCTACTTCCACAATATGCGGAGCGCGGATAAACACACCGGTAAAATCATCAGCAACGCCAGCGACCGAAAGTTCCGCTTCAAAACTTTCACGCTGACGGCCAAAAGAATTGCGTTCCACCGTAACATCCATCAATCCTAAATGCGGCTCATCATAGCCGACAATTCGCTTTGCTAACAAAATGAGGCCGGCGCACGTGCCAAACATCGGTTTTCCCGCTGCTGCGAATTGTTTCAACGGCTCGATAAATCCGTATTTATCCATTAAGCGGCGCATCGTCGTGCTTTCGCCACCAGGAAGAATAAGCCCATCAATTTCCTCTAATTGCTCTATTTTTTTTACGACCACAGCTTCAGCACCGCATGCTTCAATGGAACGAACATGTTCTTGGACGGCGCCTTGCAAGCCAAGCACTCCAATTTTCATCATTCACGTCTACTCCTTCTACCAACCACGCTCTTGCATACGTTGTTCTGGCAATAATGACGCGACATCAATACCGCGCATTGCGCCACCTAACCCTTTGGATAAATGAGCGATTAGCTCGTAATCTTCATAATGGGCTGTCGCTTCAACGATCGCCCGCGCGTATTTTTCCGGATTTTCCGATTTAAAAATTCCCGAACCGACAAACACTCCATCTGCGCCTAAATGCATCATCAACGCCGCGTCAGCCGGAGTCGCGATACCGCCAGCGGCAAAGTTGACAACAGGGAGACGGCCCAATTGTTTAATTTCACGCAATACTTCGACAGGAGCGCCTAAATTTTTTGCTTCTGTCACAAGTTCATCTTCACTCATGCTGACGACTTTGCGAATTTGCGCATTGACTTTGCGCATATGGCGCACTGCTTCAACAATGTTTCCTGTACCTGGTTCCCCTTTTGTGCGCAGCATCGATGCCCCTTCGGCAATGCGTCGGGCTGCTTCTCCTAAGTCGCGGCAACCGCAAACAAACGGAACGGTAAATTGCCGTTTATCAATATGGAATTCTTCGTCCGCTGGTGTTAATACTTCGCTTTCATCAATATAATCAACGCCTAGCGCCTCAAGAACGCGCGCCTCCACGTAATGGCCGATACGTGCCTTTGCCATAACAGGAATCGACACGGCCTTCATCACTTCCTCAATAACCGTCGGATCCGCCATGCGCGCGACTCCACCGGCAGCACGAATGTCAGCAGGAACACGTTCCAATGCCATCACCGCTACCGCACCGGCCGCTTCCGCGATTTTCGCTTGTTCCGCATTCACCACGTCCATGATGACGCCGCCTTTTTGCATTTCCGCCATTCCCCGTTTGACACGGTCTGTACCTGTAATCGCCATTGATTATTCCCCCTTATTTCGCTACGTAAGTTACTTTGTTACTTATCACCGCGTTCCCATCATAAAGAAGATGATTACATTTTTCTATTTTACCTTATTTTTCAAAAAAATCACAACAGAAAAAAGCTCCCTAAAAAGGAAGGAGCTTTTAAAACCAGCCTTTAACCGTTTTGGCTACACTTGTCCATACATCGCCAAACAGCCCGCCGATTCCTCTCATTGTAAGCACAAACCAGTTTGCCTTTTCAACATTGTTTTTTGCCACAATATCGACACTTACATTCTTTTTCATTTCCGGGCTTAAAAAGCTATATTCCTCTTCTCCTTTATATTGCAATGTCATATATCCGACTTTTTCTCCTTTTTTCACCGGTGCGGTTAGCTCGCCGTCGGCGGTTAATTTCTTTTTATCGAAAACATATACAGGACGGTAGTTTTTTTCCTCTCCGTTTTTCACAACAAGAGAAAGCGGCTTATCGGTTGCGATGGCGACAGATTTTTCTTTCCCTTTCACTACTGGCAACACCGATTTTCCTTTTAGTTCATATCCTTTTGAGTACAGTTTTTTCATAGAATAATTGCTGAATCCATAATCAAGCAATTTTCTCGTTTGTTCAAACCGTGCTTCAATCGTCGACTTCCCATTGCTTTTCGCATTCATCACAACAGTAATAAAACGAACGCCATTCCGCTCTGCCGTTCCTGTAAAACAATAACCGGCAAATTCTGTATACCCCGTTTTTAGACCATCGACCCCTTCGTATGCATGAACTAATCCAGGGAGCATCCAGTTCCAGTTATCCATCTTAATTTGATCATCTGTTCCTTCGCGAAATATTTTCCGAGGCGTACTTGCTGTTTCCAATACTTCCGGATATTCTTTCAACAAATGATACGCTAGTGTAGCGACGGAACGGGCAGACATCACATTCTCTTCGCTCTGGTTCGTTCCCTCCGGATGAAACCCTTTTAAATCTTCATTGCTTAGTCCTGTGGAGTTGACAAATTTATATCCCTTAAGCCCTAATTGATTTGCTTTTTCATTCATCATTTTTACAAAATTTTGTTCCGAACCACCGACAATTTCAGCAATGGCTACCGTAGCAGCATTGGCGGAATAAATCGCCATCGCTTCATAAAGCTCGCGGATAGTGTATTTCCCATCTTTTCGTAACGGAACGTTCGACAAAGCGCGATCTTGCGAAAGACGATAAACGTAGTCGCTTGGTGTATACTGCTGATCCCATTTTACCCGTTTTTCTTTGACCGCTTCCAACAGCAAATACTCGGTCATCATTTTTGTCATGCTGGCAATGCCAAGAACGGTATCAATGTTTTTTTGATACAAAATTCTCCCTGTATTAGCATCCACAAGTATCGCCGCATCCGCTTCAATGTTCAATGGATCGACTGCCGCTTTTGCCGCATGGAATGGCAGGAAATAAAAACATAAACCAATCATCAGAAAAATAATGATTATTTTTTGCTTTATCCTCTTCACATTTATACCCTCCTCACACAAACGTTATTGTAACACACTCCTTTACAAAAAAATAGACGGAGAAAAATTCCCCGTCTAAGTTAGGTATATAGACATATTTTATTAAGAAATAGAATAGTTTGGCGCCTCTTTCGTAATTTGTACATCGTGCGGATGGCTTTCGCGCAATCCTGCGCTCGTCATGCGAATAAATTGGGTCTTTTCTCGCAGTTCTTCTAAATTTCTTGTGCCGCAATATCCCATGCCCGCTCGCAAACCACCGACAAGCTGGTAAATCGTGTCAGCCAAAGGTCCTTTGTAAGGAACGCGTCCTTCAATTCCTTCAGGAACGAATTTTTTATTATCTTCTTGGAAATAACGGTCTTTGCTTCCTTTTTCCATTGCAGCAACAGAACCCATGCCGCGATATACTTTAAATCTTCTTCCTTGATAAATTTCTGTTTCTCCAGGGCTTTCTGATACTCCGGCTAAAAGGCTTCCCAGCATGACCGCATGCGCGCCTGCCGCCAATGCTTTCACAATGTCGCCGGAATATTTAATTCCGCCGTCAGCGATGATCGGAACACCATGTTTGCGCGCTTCTGTCGCACAATCATATATTGCCGTTATTTGCGGCACACCGACCCCCGCGACAACGCGCGTCGTACAGATCGACCCAGGTCCAATGCCGACTTTGATGATGTTCGCTCCTGCCTCAATCAAGTCGCGTGTCGCCTCTGCTGTCGCGACATTTCCCGCGATAATATTTAAGTCCGGATATTGTTCGCGAATTTTGCGAACCGTCTCAAGAACACCTTTAGAATGACCGTGCGCCGTGTCTACGACAATGACATCAACGTTTGCTTCTACCAGTTTTTTTACGCGAATCATCGTATCGGCTGTCACGCCAACAGCCGCCCCGACAAGAAGACGACCTTTCGCGTCTTTTGCAGAATTCGGAAACTCGATTACTTTTTCGATATCTTTGATCGTGATTAATCCCTTTAATACTCCATTTTCATCAACAAGCGGCAACTTTTCGACTTTGTACTTTTGTAAAAT
Protein-coding regions in this window:
- the serS gene encoding serine--tRNA ligase encodes the protein MLDVKYLRNHFQEVKERIQKRGGDLANMDRFAELDKKRRELIAKAEELKNKRNEVSQQIAVLKREKKDANHLIAEMREVGDRIKAMDDEIRQVEEELNALLLSIPNIPHESVPVGKSEEDNVEVRKWGEPRSFSFEPKPHWDIADQLGILDFERAAKVTGSRFVFYKGLGARLERALINFMLDVHIEEFGYQEILPPYLVNRASMTGTGQLPKFEEDAFRIETEDYFLIPTAEVPVTNLHRDEILSAEDLPIYYAAYSACFRAEAGAAGRDTRGLIRQHQFNKVELVKFVKPEDSYDELEKLTNQAERILQLLGLPYRVVCLCTGDLGFAAAKTYDIEVWLPSYGTYREISSCSNFEAFQARRANIRFRREPKSKPEYVHTLNGSGLAIGRTVAAILENYQQEDGTVVIPEVLRPYMGNREVIR
- a CDS encoding deoxynucleoside kinase; its protein translation is MNLREKYRIPDNAIITIAGTVGVGKSTMTKALAKALNFRTSLEKVDTNPYLDKFYADFERWSFHLQIYFLAERFKEQKRMFEYGGGFVQDRSIYEDAHIFAKMHFENGTMTAVDYETYTSLFQAMVMTPYFPHPDLLIYLEGSFEEVIKRIRERGRPMEQKTPVSYWKEMYERYEKWINEFNACPVLRVNINEYDIIEDEQSIEPIIKKAATIIHEYYHIKK
- a CDS encoding deoxynucleoside kinase; translation: MGMVPFIAIEGPIGVGKTSLAKAISEHFHYHLVKEIVDENPFLGKFYENIEEWSFQTEMFFLCHRYKQLEEIDRDFLQRQQPVVTDYHIMKNLIFAKRTLKIHHYKKYTKIYDILTDGLPQPNMIIYLHASLETLLTRIQQRGRDFEKRMDPVYLQQLSADYEEAFSLFEQANPHIPVLRFNGDLLDFVQREEDLHYIFERVKTVVKGVSQ
- the tadA gene encoding tRNA adenosine(34) deaminase TadA — protein: MVNDEYYMRLAIEEAKQAEQIGEVPIGAIIVQGGNVIARAHNLRETAQRAIAHAEILAIDEACKKAGSWRLEDATLYVTLEPCAMCAGAIVLARIKRVVFGASDPKGGCAGTLMNLLQEGRFNHQAEVIGGVLQEECGQMLSNFFRKLREKKKNIGQRSSK
- the pdxS gene encoding pyridoxal 5'-phosphate synthase lyase subunit PdxS; the protein is MAITGTDRVKRGMAEMQKGGVIMDVVNAEQAKIAEAAGAVAVMALERVPADIRAAGGVARMADPTVIEEVMKAVSIPVMAKARIGHYVEARVLEALGVDYIDESEVLTPADEEFHIDKRQFTVPFVCGCRDLGEAARRIAEGASMLRTKGEPGTGNIVEAVRHMRKVNAQIRKVVSMSEDELVTEAKNLGAPVEVLREIKQLGRLPVVNFAAGGIATPADAALMMHLGADGVFVGSGIFKSENPEKYARAIVEATAHYEDYELIAHLSKGLGGAMRGIDVASLLPEQRMQERGW
- a CDS encoding serine hydrolase, yielding MIGLCFYFLPFHAAKAAVDPLNIEADAAILVDANTGRILYQKNIDTVLGIASMTKMMTEYLLLEAVKEKRVKWDQQYTPSDYVYRLSQDRALSNVPLRKDGKYTIRELYEAMAIYSANAATVAIAEIVGGSEQNFVKMMNEKANQLGLKGYKFVNSTGLSNEDLKGFHPEGTNQSEENVMSARSVATLAYHLLKEYPEVLETASTPRKIFREGTDDQIKMDNWNWMLPGLVHAYEGVDGLKTGYTEFAGYCFTGTAERNGVRFITVVMNAKSNGKSTIEARFEQTRKLLDYGFSNYSMKKLYSKGYELKGKSVLPVVKGKEKSVAIATDKPLSLVVKNGEEKNYRPVYVFDKKKLTADGELTAPVKKGEKVGYMTLQYKGEEEYSFLSPEMKKNVSVDIVAKNNVEKANWFVLTMRGIGGLFGDVWTSVAKTVKGWF
- a CDS encoding glycoside hydrolase family 18 protein encodes the protein MQIHVVQRGQTLSGIAQAYNTTPEEIIQANDLPNPDNLVVGQAIVIPIVGRFYWVLRGDSLWSISRRFSIPMQQLAQINRISLDSPLQVGQRLYIPPRTKRRAEFNGYIEPRGTAVSPALEASARQAAPHLTYLAPFHFQIQRNATLKEPPLNNFPSIARANGVTLMMVVTNIENEQFSDELGALILNNEQLQNRLLDNITTIAKKYGFHDIHFDMEYLRPEDREAYNAFLRKAKQRFGREGWLLSTALAPKTSATQKGRWYEAHDYRAHGQIADFVIIMTYEWGYSGGPPMAVSPIGPVRRVLEYAISEIPASKIMMGQNLYGYDWTLPYVPGGPYAQAISPQQAIRLASQHNVTIEYDANAQAPHFRYRDESGKEHEVWFEDARSIQAKFNLLKELGLRGMSYWKLGLDFPQNWLLLTDNFTVVKK
- the guaB gene encoding IMP dehydrogenase; this translates as MWESKFAKEGLTFDDVLLIPAKSDVLPRDVDVTTKLSETLQLNIPIISAGMDTVTEAEMAIAMARQGGLGIIHKNMSIEQQAEQVDKVKRSERGVITDPFFLTPEHQVYDAEHLMSKYRISGVPIVNNEEEQKLVGIITNRDLRFIQDYSTKISDVMTKENLITAPVGTTLEEAEKILQKYKVEKLPLVDENGVLKGLITIKDIEKVIEFPNSAKDAKGRLLVGAAVGVTADTMIRVKKLVEANVDVIVVDTAHGHSKGVLETVRKIREQYPDLNIIAGNVATAEATRDLIEAGANIIKVGIGPGSICTTRVVAGVGVPQITAIYDCATEARKHGVPIIADGGIKYSGDIVKALAAGAHAVMLGSLLAGVSESPGETEIYQGRRFKVYRGMGSVAAMEKGSKDRYFQEDNKKFVPEGIEGRVPYKGPLADTIYQLVGGLRAGMGYCGTRNLEELREKTQFIRMTSAGLRESHPHDVQITKEAPNYSIS
- the pdxT gene encoding pyridoxal 5'-phosphate synthase glutaminase subunit PdxT, whose product is MMKIGVLGLQGAVQEHVRSIEACGAEAVVVKKIEQLEEIDGLILPGGESTTMRRLMDKYGFIEPLKQFAAAGKPMFGTCAGLILLAKRIVGYDEPHLGLMDVTVERNSFGRQRESFEAELSVAGVADDFTGVFIRAPHIVEVGEDVEILAKYEGRIVAARQGQFLGCSFHPELTDDHRMTQYFLNMVKEAKA